A single genomic interval of Acidobacteriota bacterium harbors:
- a CDS encoding glycosyl hydrolase-related protein, translating to MFPFLLMWHPLNMTRHRLAATALVGLTLGLASATTQEPGKASRPTLYVVANAYLDTQWNWTVQDTIRDFVPATFFDNFKLIEQYPHYVFNFEGAIHYMWFKEYYPEAWATLQKHVATGRWRLAGSWINAVDVNVPSPESLMRQALYGKRFFRREFDRTSQDVFLPDCFGFGFALPSVAAHSGLTAFSTQKLTWGSSVPIPFPIGRWRGVDGSTVVAALNPRDYVTRIRSDVSTDPKWSDDLTTVSTGRQIGLRYFGVGDIGGAPDPETVDWLEKAFANKDAKIEVRNTSADQLSRDLTDQEKAALPEYTGELTMKTHGVGCYTSQAALKRFNRENELLADAAERAAVAARVLTGLRYPAERLRDAWTRVLWHQFHDDLTGTSIPQAYGFSWNDELVSANQFAGVLESSTAAVGDLLDTRGTGVSLVVFNPIARARRDTVEATVYFRGPAPEAIRVADTVTGRDVPAQVLERRGSEARVLFVAEMPPVGYKVFDVTPATAAAPSSSLRITSQSLENARYTVKVDSNGDIASVFDKSAGRELLRAPVRLELRDDPSPDKPAWRILWTTVNAAPREYPIAPVVRIIERGPVRVALEITRKAAGSTFVQRVMLTDGGDRVDVENLVDWKSPNTLLKASFRFQASNPKATYDLGLGTIERGNNTPDHYEVPAQKWADLTDASGQFGVAVVNDSKYGWDKPADDVLRLTLLHTAKAKAYPYESANDLGHHRFVYAIAGHAGDWRAGQVPARAAALNQPLLPFQTTAHPGVLGRSISLLSIDSADGQVAVRAFKRAEDDEAIVVRLQEQYGRPGRVRVTLPAGEIVAAREINAAEEPVGSFPSSGRSISVDLKPYQPRTFALTLQPSASAIESDRATRRIAAPVAVSLDLPFNLDGVSTDSNRGDGDFDGKKQTLAAELLPRELELDGVRFRFGSVQNGAANVLVPNGQRLTLPRGPYNRLYVLAASVDGDLPATFTIGRASASTPVRITIRDWQGPVGQWDSTLKEPRLFREKYVPPITRGQSWTLDAIAADMVVRWDTATGAVTGLDQIRPGFVKRDEIAWVGGHRHAPNGNQPYIPTYLFAYAIDLPDGARDVTLPSDGRVRLLAATVARVPAATRPAAPLYARDLPDPASAGRQRP from the coding sequence GCGAACGCGTACCTCGACACGCAGTGGAACTGGACGGTGCAGGACACGATTCGCGACTTCGTGCCGGCGACGTTCTTCGACAACTTCAAGTTGATCGAGCAGTATCCCCACTACGTGTTCAACTTCGAAGGCGCGATCCACTACATGTGGTTCAAGGAATACTACCCGGAGGCGTGGGCCACGCTCCAGAAGCATGTCGCCACCGGCCGCTGGCGGCTGGCCGGTTCGTGGATCAATGCCGTGGATGTGAACGTGCCGTCACCCGAATCGCTCATGCGGCAGGCGCTCTACGGAAAACGGTTCTTCCGGCGTGAGTTCGACCGTACAAGCCAGGATGTGTTCCTGCCCGACTGCTTCGGGTTCGGCTTCGCGTTGCCGTCGGTTGCCGCGCATTCAGGGCTCACCGCGTTTTCCACTCAGAAGCTCACGTGGGGATCGTCGGTGCCGATTCCGTTCCCGATCGGTCGGTGGCGTGGCGTGGACGGCAGCACCGTCGTTGCGGCGCTGAATCCGCGCGACTATGTGACGCGCATCCGAAGCGACGTCTCGACTGACCCGAAATGGTCGGACGATCTCACTACCGTCAGCACCGGCCGCCAGATTGGGCTCCGCTATTTTGGCGTTGGCGACATCGGCGGGGCGCCGGATCCCGAGACCGTGGACTGGCTCGAGAAGGCGTTCGCGAACAAGGACGCGAAGATCGAGGTGCGAAATACGTCGGCCGACCAACTATCGCGCGACCTGACCGACCAGGAGAAGGCCGCGCTCCCCGAGTACACGGGCGAGCTCACGATGAAGACGCACGGCGTCGGCTGCTACACCTCGCAGGCGGCGCTGAAACGGTTCAACCGCGAAAACGAACTCCTGGCCGACGCCGCCGAACGCGCGGCCGTGGCAGCGCGAGTCCTGACAGGATTGCGGTATCCGGCCGAACGGCTGCGGGACGCGTGGACGCGCGTATTGTGGCATCAGTTCCACGACGATCTGACCGGCACCTCCATTCCTCAGGCATACGGCTTCTCATGGAACGACGAACTGGTGTCGGCCAATCAGTTCGCCGGCGTGCTCGAGAGCTCGACCGCCGCGGTTGGCGATCTCCTCGACACGCGCGGCACGGGCGTTTCGCTCGTCGTGTTCAATCCGATCGCACGCGCGCGGCGCGACACGGTCGAGGCGACCGTCTACTTCCGCGGGCCGGCGCCGGAGGCGATACGTGTGGCAGACACGGTCACCGGCCGCGACGTGCCGGCACAGGTCCTCGAGAGACGCGGGAGCGAGGCGCGAGTGCTCTTCGTCGCGGAGATGCCGCCAGTGGGCTACAAGGTGTTCGACGTCACACCTGCTACCGCCGCCGCACCGTCATCGTCGCTTCGCATCACGTCACAGTCGCTCGAAAACGCTCGGTACACGGTAAAGGTCGATTCGAACGGCGATATCGCGTCGGTCTTCGACAAGAGCGCCGGCCGCGAGCTTCTGCGTGCGCCCGTACGGCTCGAATTGCGGGACGATCCGTCGCCAGACAAACCCGCATGGCGCATCTTGTGGACCACCGTGAACGCTGCGCCCCGGGAGTACCCTATTGCGCCAGTGGTCCGCATCATTGAACGCGGGCCCGTCCGCGTCGCCCTCGAGATCACGCGAAAGGCTGCCGGTTCGACCTTCGTCCAGCGCGTGATGCTGACCGACGGCGGAGACCGGGTCGACGTCGAGAACCTCGTGGACTGGAAGTCGCCGAACACGTTGCTCAAGGCGTCCTTCCGGTTCCAGGCATCGAACCCGAAGGCGACCTATGACCTCGGGCTCGGAACGATCGAACGCGGCAACAACACGCCCGATCACTACGAAGTCCCGGCGCAGAAATGGGCCGACCTGACCGACGCGAGCGGGCAGTTCGGCGTGGCAGTCGTGAACGACAGCAAATACGGGTGGGACAAACCGGCGGACGATGTGCTTCGTCTCACCTTGCTCCATACCGCGAAAGCGAAAGCCTATCCCTACGAGAGCGCCAACGATCTTGGCCACCATCGCTTCGTGTACGCGATCGCAGGCCATGCGGGCGATTGGCGTGCGGGTCAGGTTCCTGCACGTGCCGCCGCGCTGAACCAACCGCTCTTGCCATTCCAGACAACCGCGCATCCGGGAGTGTTGGGCCGAAGTATCTCGCTGTTGTCGATCGACAGCGCAGACGGGCAAGTCGCGGTGCGCGCGTTCAAGAGGGCGGAAGACGACGAGGCGATTGTCGTCCGCCTGCAGGAGCAGTACGGACGACCGGGCCGTGTTCGGGTTACGCTGCCGGCCGGTGAGATCGTGGCGGCCCGCGAGATCAACGCCGCTGAGGAACCCGTGGGGTCGTTCCCGAGTTCGGGTCGCAGCATCAGTGTCGATCTCAAACCGTATCAGCCGCGCACGTTCGCGCTGACGTTGCAACCATCGGCGTCGGCGATCGAATCGGATCGTGCCACTCGCCGCATTGCGGCTCCGGTCGCGGTGTCGCTCGACTTGCCGTTCAACCTCGACGGGGTCTCGACCGACTCGAATCGCGGGGATGGTGACTTCGACGGGAAGAAACAGACGCTGGCGGCCGAGCTTCTCCCGCGGGAACTCGAGCTCGATGGCGTGCGGTTCAGATTCGGGTCGGTGCAGAACGGCGCGGCGAACGTGCTCGTGCCGAACGGGCAGCGGCTGACACTGCCGCGAGGGCCATACAATCGCCTGTACGTGCTTGCTGCCTCAGTCGACGGCGACCTGCCCGCCACGTTCACCATCGGCCGGGCATCGGCTTCAACGCCGGTGCGAATCACGATTCGCGACTGGCAGGGCCCGGTCGGGCAGTGGGACAGCACGCTCAAAGAGCCGCGGCTCTTTCGGGAGAAGTACGTGCCGCCCATCACGCGTGGCCAGTCCTGGACGTTGGACGCGATCGCGGCGGATATGGTCGTCCGCTGGGACACGGCTACGGGAGCTGTGACGGGCCTCGACCAAATCCGTCCGGGTTTCGTCAAACGCGACGAGATCGCGTGGGTCGGAGGGCATCGTCACGCGCCGAACGGCAACCAGCCGTACATTCCGACGTACCTGTTCGCGTACGCGATAGACCTTCCGGACGGTGCGCGCGACGTCACGCTGCCGAGCGACGGCCGCGTGCGACTGCTGGCGGCCACCGTCGCGCGGGTGCCCGCGGCAACTCGCCCGGCGGCACCACTCTATGCACGGGACCTGCCGGATCCCGCATCCGCCGGTCGCCAGAGGCCATGA
- a CDS encoding MFS transporter: MIIRGLRWWMAGLVFLATFINFIDRLTIAVLAPVIIVQLGLTNLEFASISTWFLVAYTASQGLSGRIYDRVGTRRGFTMSIVIWSAAAMAHAFASGLASLSALRFVLGLGEAGNWPGAAKVIAEWFPARQRAFAMGIFNSGVTVGSIVAPPLIVYLQLRFGWQTTFLVTGGLGFVWLALWLLFYDTPERHTALSRAELAVIREDRGPSAAQGRVRWTSLLARRQVWAIVASRFITDPVWWLYITWLPLYLVTVRGFSLKQIGLFAWLPYVAADLGSLIGGWLSGHLIARGWTANRARKTIIAIGAVLMMAGIPAAMSASAMAALAFISVVLFGFQVWINNVQTMPSDCFPESVVASVAGLGGVGAGCGAILFTLTTGFVVDHLHSYTPILVVAGLLPILGTTVLFAVGGPIRRIPLDQEGDVPA; this comes from the coding sequence ATGATCATCCGCGGACTGCGCTGGTGGATGGCCGGGCTCGTGTTCCTTGCCACGTTCATCAACTTCATCGACCGGCTCACGATCGCGGTACTGGCCCCGGTCATCATCGTGCAGCTCGGCCTGACGAACCTCGAATTCGCGAGCATCAGCACGTGGTTTCTCGTCGCCTATACGGCGAGTCAGGGTCTGTCCGGGAGGATCTACGACCGCGTGGGAACCCGGCGCGGATTCACGATGTCGATCGTGATCTGGTCGGCGGCGGCCATGGCGCACGCCTTTGCCAGCGGCCTCGCAAGCTTGAGCGCGTTGCGGTTCGTGTTGGGACTGGGGGAAGCGGGCAACTGGCCTGGGGCCGCGAAGGTCATCGCCGAGTGGTTTCCCGCCCGCCAACGCGCGTTCGCGATGGGCATCTTCAACAGCGGCGTGACCGTCGGCTCGATCGTCGCCCCGCCGCTCATCGTCTATCTGCAACTGCGGTTCGGATGGCAGACGACCTTTCTTGTGACGGGCGGCCTGGGCTTCGTCTGGCTGGCGTTGTGGCTGCTGTTCTACGACACGCCGGAGCGGCACACCGCCCTCTCGCGCGCAGAACTCGCAGTCATCCGCGAAGATCGTGGCCCATCCGCGGCCCAGGGACGCGTCCGGTGGACATCGCTGCTCGCGCGCCGACAGGTGTGGGCGATTGTCGCGTCACGATTCATCACGGACCCGGTCTGGTGGCTCTACATCACCTGGCTTCCCTTGTACCTCGTTACGGTGCGCGGTTTCAGCCTGAAGCAGATCGGGTTGTTTGCGTGGCTGCCGTACGTGGCGGCCGATTTAGGGAGCCTGATCGGCGGGTGGCTCTCGGGGCATCTGATCGCACGCGGATGGACGGCCAATCGTGCGCGCAAGACCATCATCGCGATTGGCGCCGTGTTGATGATGGCCGGCATCCCCGCTGCGATGAGCGCGAGCGCCATGGCGGCGCTGGCCTTCATCAGCGTCGTGCTCTTCGGCTTCCAGGTATGGATCAACAACGTACAGACGATGCCGAGCGATTGCTTTCCGGAGAGCGTCGTGGCATCGGTGGCCGGTCTGGGCGGCGTCGGGGCGGGGTGCGGCGCGATTCTCTTCACGCTGACGACGGGGTTCGTCGTCGATCATCTCCACTCGTATACCCCGATTCTCGTCGTCGCCGGGCTGCTTCCTATTCTTGGCACGACGGTGCTCTTTGCCGTGGGAGGACCGATTCGCCGGATCCCCCTCGACCAGGAAGGGGATGTCCCCGCGTGA
- a CDS encoding aldolase/citrate lyase family protein: protein MIRRLCPWTIAVIVAALFAPDAVAQERANRLISLLEAGKPAIGVWTAATAAPRITKVLATSDADYIVADIEHEVYDFAALRGFLLGVQDFSLRFRTDARSAPVVLVKLANRATWDPRYEIAESLKVGPAMGVWIPFVESRADLERAISAVRNAETSALAGLNIPRERRDVWPLNPKGELLVVAMIETENGVRNAKEIVETPGVSAVECVHIPEADAARILKMCLDRKVVAAIDVTPADVQAKIAAGYRMLSVGWDYALLQRALTDTVKAMRK, encoded by the coding sequence ATGATTCGCCGACTCTGTCCGTGGACGATTGCCGTGATTGTTGCTGCGCTTTTCGCGCCTGATGCCGTGGCCCAGGAGCGCGCCAACCGCTTGATCTCGTTGCTCGAGGCCGGCAAGCCGGCCATCGGAGTCTGGACGGCCGCGACCGCCGCTCCGCGCATCACAAAGGTGCTGGCCACGTCGGACGCGGACTATATCGTGGCGGACATCGAGCATGAGGTGTACGACTTCGCAGCCCTCAGGGGCTTCCTGCTCGGCGTGCAGGACTTCAGCCTTCGTTTCCGGACCGACGCCAGGAGCGCGCCGGTGGTGCTCGTGAAACTCGCCAATCGGGCCACGTGGGACCCGCGCTACGAGATTGCCGAGTCGCTGAAGGTCGGACCGGCGATGGGCGTGTGGATTCCGTTCGTCGAGAGCCGCGCCGACCTCGAACGCGCGATTTCGGCTGTCCGCAACGCCGAAACGTCCGCCCTGGCCGGCCTGAATATCCCACGCGAGCGGCGCGACGTGTGGCCACTGAATCCCAAAGGCGAACTACTCGTCGTTGCAATGATCGAGACGGAGAACGGCGTGCGCAACGCGAAGGAGATCGTCGAGACGCCCGGCGTGAGCGCGGTGGAGTGCGTGCACATCCCGGAAGCGGATGCGGCGCGCATCCTCAAGATGTGCCTCGATCGGAAGGTCGTGGCGGCGATTGACGTGACGCCAGCCGACGTGCAGGCGAAGATTGCGGCCGGCTACCGGATGCTCAGCGTCGGCTGGGACTACGCGCTGCTGCAGCGGGCACTCACCGACACCGTGAAGGCCATGCGCAAGTAG
- a CDS encoding acylase produces MKKLVLILAAVCVSFASQASPDQDVAAWEKQARNVTIIRDDWGIPHVYGKTDADAVFGVMYAQAEDDFNRVETNYLNSIGRLAEAEGEAQVYRDLRMKIFIDPDDMKAQYQKAPEWLKALMNAYADGLNYYLHTHLNATPRVIKRFEPWMALTFSEGSIGGDIERINLTQLEAFYGKDQKAVRRDTSAEVVPQFAEPTGSNGIAIAPSNTTAHHALLLINPHTSFFFRAEAQMVSDEGLNAYGALTWGQFFIYQGFNQRAGWMHTSSGVDNIDEYLESVVKKGDGFYYKYGTEERPLKASTITVLYKTGTGMAKREFTIYRSHHGPIVRDAGGKWVSIRLMQEPLKALTQSFARTKATSYKAFRQTMELHTNSSNNTIYADADGVIAYFHANFIPKRDTRFDWAKPVDGSDPATEWNGVHSVDETPGLLNPANGWLYNTNNWPWSAAGPNSPKKTDYPAYVDRGTEESPRGMHALRVLDKKKDFTLDSLIAAAFDSYLPAFQDQIPALLKAWDQSPAADPLKEKLSDQIAVLRGWDLRWSVASVPTSLAVYWGEEIGRRVGDAARKAGVSVDNYVANQATPAQLLQALSAASDKLASDFGSWKTPWGDINRFQRLTADIVQPFSDTGPSIPVGFTSSRWGSLASFGARTYKGTKKMYGTSGNSFVAVVEFGDRVRAKAVSAGGQNGDPSSPHFNDQAKRYSTGELRDVYFYRPQLEGHIERQYHPGQ; encoded by the coding sequence ATGAAGAAGCTTGTTCTCATCCTCGCTGCGGTATGCGTATCGTTCGCCTCGCAGGCATCCCCCGACCAGGACGTCGCCGCCTGGGAGAAGCAGGCCCGGAACGTCACGATCATCCGAGACGATTGGGGGATTCCCCACGTCTACGGAAAGACGGATGCCGATGCCGTGTTCGGGGTGATGTACGCCCAGGCCGAGGACGACTTCAACCGAGTGGAGACCAACTACCTCAACTCCATCGGGCGCCTGGCGGAAGCCGAGGGCGAGGCCCAGGTGTACCGCGACCTCCGCATGAAGATCTTCATCGACCCGGACGACATGAAGGCGCAGTACCAGAAGGCCCCGGAGTGGTTGAAGGCGCTGATGAACGCGTACGCCGACGGCTTGAATTACTACCTCCACACGCACCTCAACGCGACGCCCCGCGTGATCAAACGATTCGAGCCGTGGATGGCGCTCACCTTCAGCGAGGGCAGCATCGGCGGAGACATCGAGAGGATCAACCTGACTCAACTCGAGGCCTTCTACGGTAAGGATCAGAAGGCGGTTCGGCGAGACACGTCAGCCGAGGTCGTTCCACAATTCGCGGAGCCCACCGGATCCAACGGCATCGCCATCGCGCCGTCGAACACCACCGCCCACCACGCCCTTCTGCTGATCAATCCCCACACATCCTTCTTCTTCAGGGCCGAGGCGCAGATGGTCAGCGACGAAGGTCTGAACGCCTACGGCGCCCTGACGTGGGGTCAGTTCTTCATCTACCAGGGGTTCAACCAGCGCGCGGGGTGGATGCACACCTCGAGCGGCGTGGACAATATCGACGAATACCTGGAATCGGTGGTGAAGAAAGGTGACGGCTTCTACTACAAGTACGGCACCGAAGAGCGTCCGCTGAAGGCGAGCACGATCACGGTGCTGTACAAGACCGGCACCGGGATGGCCAAGAGGGAATTCACGATCTACCGCAGCCATCACGGACCCATCGTCCGCGATGCCGGTGGCAAGTGGGTGAGCATCAGGCTGATGCAGGAGCCGCTGAAGGCGCTGACGCAGTCGTTCGCCCGGACCAAGGCGACCAGCTACAAGGCGTTCCGCCAGACGATGGAGCTGCACACCAACTCGTCGAACAACACGATTTACGCCGACGCGGACGGTGTCATCGCCTACTTCCACGCCAACTTCATTCCGAAGCGCGACACCAGATTCGACTGGGCCAAACCGGTGGATGGCAGCGATCCGGCGACGGAGTGGAACGGGGTGCATTCCGTGGACGAGACTCCCGGCTTGCTGAATCCCGCGAATGGGTGGCTCTATAACACCAACAACTGGCCGTGGTCCGCAGCCGGCCCGAACAGCCCGAAGAAGACGGACTACCCCGCCTATGTGGATCGCGGCACTGAGGAGAGTCCGAGGGGCATGCATGCCCTCCGGGTTCTCGACAAGAAGAAGGACTTCACGTTGGACTCCCTCATCGCGGCCGCCTTCGACAGCTACCTTCCGGCGTTTCAGGATCAGATCCCGGCTCTCCTCAAGGCCTGGGACCAGAGCCCCGCCGCCGACCCACTCAAGGAGAAGTTGTCCGATCAGATTGCGGTCCTGCGGGGATGGGACCTCAGGTGGTCCGTAGCGTCGGTCCCCACGTCGCTCGCCGTGTACTGGGGAGAGGAGATCGGGCGGCGCGTCGGCGATGCTGCCCGGAAGGCGGGAGTCTCCGTCGACAACTACGTCGCCAACCAGGCAACGCCGGCGCAGTTGCTTCAGGCGCTGTCGGCGGCGTCGGACAAGCTCGCGAGTGACTTCGGGAGCTGGAAGACTCCGTGGGGTGACATCAATCGCTTCCAGCGTCTCACTGCGGACATTGTCCAGCCGTTTAGCGACACGGGGCCGAGCATCCCGGTCGGCTTCACGTCCTCTCGGTGGGGCTCGCTGGCGTCATTCGGCGCGCGGACGTACAAGGGGACCAAGAAAATGTACGGGACGAGCGGGAACAGCTTCGTGGCCGTGGTTGAGTTCGGCGACCGCGTCAGGGCCAAGGCCGTCTCGGCCGGCGGGCAGAACGGCGATCCCTCGTCTCCTCACTTCAACGATCAGGCCAAGCGGTACAGCACGGGCGAACTGAGGGACGTGTACTTCTACCGCCCGCAACTGGAGGGCCACATCGAGCGGCAGTACCATCCCGGTCAGTGA
- a CDS encoding NADP-dependent isocitrate dehydrogenase, translating into MKTDTSTIIWTQIDEAPALATLSLLPIVQGFTKGTGVSVETRDISLAGRIIANFPEHLTNAQRIPDYLAQLGALTQKPEANIIKLPNISASIPQLKEAIKELQAHGYNIPDYPEAPKDDAEKALQTRFAKVLGSAVNPVLREGNSDRRSPLSVKAFSKKHPHKLGAWTADSRSHVAHMTGGDFYGSENSTTITKATDVRFEFVAADGAVTVLKKNLGLLDGEILDTSVMHVKALRTFFEEQIEDAKKSGLLLSLHLKATMMKVSDPVMFGHAVTVFYKAVFEKHAATFTQLGVNPSYGLGDVYARIQSLPADKKAEIEADIKAVYATRPALAMVDSDKGITNLHLPNDIIVDASMPVVVRESGKMWGPDGKLHDTKAMIPDRCYATIYQTIIEDCQKHGALDPATMGSVPNVGLMAQKAEEYGSHDKTFIASGAGTIRVVVESTGETLLAQQVEEGDIFRSCQTKDIAVRDWVKLAVRRARATGTPAVFWLDKNRKHDAQVIAKVETYLKDHDTKGLELSIMAPVEAMKYSLERIRKGQDTISVTGNALRDYLTDLFPILEIGTSAKMLSIVPLLAGGGLFETGAGGSAPKHVQQFQKEGYLRWDSLGEFSALCASLEHIGSSFHNERAALLAETLDQAIGKFLDNNRSPARKVGQIDNRGSHFYLAMYWAEALAAQSKDKPLQARFAAVAKQLIAHEAKINEELLAAQRKPVDMGGYYQPDLVKTTKAMRPSPTLNAIIDALA; encoded by the coding sequence ATGAAGACCGATACGTCGACGATCATCTGGACGCAGATTGACGAGGCGCCCGCGCTGGCGACTCTGTCGCTCCTGCCCATTGTCCAGGGCTTCACGAAGGGCACTGGCGTCTCGGTGGAAACGCGGGACATCTCGCTCGCGGGGCGCATCATCGCCAACTTCCCCGAGCACCTCACCAACGCCCAGCGGATCCCGGACTACCTCGCGCAGCTTGGCGCACTCACGCAGAAGCCCGAGGCCAACATCATCAAGCTGCCGAACATCTCCGCCTCGATCCCGCAGCTCAAGGAGGCCATCAAGGAGCTTCAGGCCCATGGGTACAACATCCCGGATTACCCCGAGGCCCCGAAAGACGATGCCGAAAAGGCTCTCCAGACTCGTTTCGCGAAAGTCCTCGGCAGCGCCGTCAATCCGGTGCTTCGCGAGGGCAACTCGGACCGACGCTCGCCGCTCTCGGTGAAGGCGTTCTCGAAGAAGCACCCGCACAAGCTGGGCGCCTGGACCGCGGACTCCAGGTCCCACGTGGCGCACATGACCGGCGGTGACTTCTACGGCAGCGAGAACTCCACCACCATCACGAAGGCGACCGATGTCCGCTTCGAGTTCGTGGCGGCCGACGGCGCGGTGACCGTCCTCAAGAAGAATCTGGGCCTCCTGGACGGCGAAATCCTCGACACCTCGGTGATGCACGTCAAGGCGCTGCGCACCTTCTTCGAGGAACAGATCGAGGATGCGAAGAAGAGCGGCCTGCTCTTGTCCCTGCACCTCAAGGCCACGATGATGAAGGTCTCCGACCCGGTCATGTTCGGTCACGCCGTCACCGTCTTCTACAAGGCCGTCTTCGAGAAGCACGCGGCCACCTTCACGCAACTGGGCGTGAACCCGAGCTATGGCCTGGGAGACGTCTACGCCAGGATCCAGAGCCTGCCGGCCGACAAGAAGGCGGAGATCGAGGCAGACATCAAGGCCGTCTACGCCACCCGCCCCGCGCTGGCGATGGTCGACTCGGACAAAGGCATCACCAACCTCCACCTCCCGAACGACATCATCGTCGACGCCTCGATGCCGGTCGTGGTCCGCGAGTCGGGCAAGATGTGGGGCCCGGACGGCAAGCTTCACGACACCAAGGCGATGATCCCCGATCGCTGCTACGCCACCATTTACCAGACCATCATCGAGGACTGCCAGAAGCACGGCGCCCTCGACCCGGCCACGATGGGCAGCGTGCCAAACGTCGGCCTCATGGCCCAGAAGGCCGAGGAGTACGGCTCACACGACAAGACGTTTATCGCCTCTGGGGCCGGCACGATCCGTGTCGTCGTCGAGTCCACCGGTGAGACACTCCTCGCGCAGCAGGTCGAAGAGGGCGACATCTTCCGTTCCTGTCAGACCAAGGACATCGCCGTCCGCGACTGGGTCAAGCTGGCCGTCAGGCGCGCCCGGGCGACCGGCACCCCCGCCGTGTTCTGGCTCGATAAGAACCGCAAGCACGACGCACAGGTGATAGCCAAGGTCGAGACCTACCTCAAGGATCACGACACCAAGGGCCTCGAGCTCAGCATCATGGCACCGGTGGAGGCGATGAAGTACTCGCTCGAGCGCATCCGCAAGGGCCAGGACACCATCTCGGTCACCGGCAACGCGCTGCGTGACTACCTGACGGATCTCTTCCCTATCCTCGAAATCGGCACGTCGGCGAAGATGCTCTCGATTGTGCCCCTGCTCGCGGGCGGCGGGCTCTTCGAAACCGGCGCAGGCGGCTCGGCCCCCAAGCACGTGCAGCAGTTCCAGAAGGAGGGGTACCTGCGCTGGGATTCGCTCGGGGAGTTCTCGGCGCTCTGCGCCTCGCTGGAGCACATCGGCAGCTCGTTCCACAACGAGCGGGCGGCGCTGCTCGCCGAAACGCTCGATCAGGCCATCGGCAAGTTCCTCGACAACAACAGGTCGCCGGCCCGCAAGGTAGGCCAGATCGACAACCGCGGCAGCCATTTCTATCTGGCCATGTACTGGGCCGAGGCGCTGGCTGCACAGTCGAAGGACAAGCCACTCCAGGCGCGTTTCGCCGCCGTGGCGAAGCAGCTCATCGCGCACGAGGCGAAGATCAATGAAGAGCTGCTCGCGGCCCAGAGAAAGCCGGTCGACATGGGCGGGTACTACCAGCCAGATCTGGTGAAGACGACGAAGGCAATGCGTCCCAGCCCCACGCTGAACGCCATCATCGACGCCCTCGCATAG
- a CDS encoding SagB/ThcOx family dehydrogenase: MPRRSLIPVGLIAIMLLVATDSGIAQDLAPITLPAPVISGGKPLMQALKDRASAREFSPDKLPVQTLSNLLWAAWGINRPDGRRTAPSASNKQEIEIYVTLPEGAFVWDAKANTLNPVAAADLRAATGTQPFPATAPVNLVYVADMAKAGRPSADPQQMLNIGADVGFISENVYLFCASAGLATVVRASVPKETLAKALKLRDTQVIVLAQTVGLPKK, translated from the coding sequence ATGCCTCGACGATCGTTGATACCCGTTGGACTCATTGCCATCATGCTGCTCGTCGCCACGGACTCTGGGATCGCGCAGGATCTCGCCCCCATCACCTTGCCGGCCCCCGTCATCAGTGGCGGGAAGCCGTTGATGCAGGCGCTCAAGGACCGCGCGTCGGCGCGCGAGTTCAGCCCTGACAAGTTGCCCGTGCAGACCCTCTCCAACCTCCTGTGGGCGGCATGGGGGATCAACCGGCCGGACGGCCGGCGGACGGCGCCCTCGGCCAGCAACAAGCAGGAGATCGAGATCTACGTCACACTGCCTGAGGGGGCATTCGTCTGGGATGCCAAAGCCAACACGCTCAATCCCGTCGCGGCCGCTGACCTGAGAGCCGCGACAGGGACGCAGCCGTTTCCCGCCACGGCGCCGGTCAACCTCGTCTACGTTGCCGACATGGCGAAGGCCGGGCGCCCGTCCGCCGACCCGCAGCAGATGCTGAATATCGGCGCCGACGTGGGATTCATCTCCGAGAACGTCTACCTGTTTTGCGCGTCGGCGGGGCTGGCCACCGTGGTTCGCGCCTCCGTGCCGAAGGAGACACTGGCGAAGGCGTTGAAGCTGCGCGACACCCAGGTGATCGTGCTGGCGCAGACGGTTGGGCTGCCGAAGAAGTAG
- the efp gene encoding elongation factor P: MAALIEAIDIKRKMFFELDDTPYHCLDVEVSTPTARGGQTLVRLKMRNLKTRAVFDKTFKASDKFKEPDLTEVPASYLYSDSDASYFMDQESFETLALRGEMLGDAKGFLVDGLVVQVLMFNGNVIGVQMPQQVELTITYTEPGIRGDTASGNVTKPATLETGIEIRVPLFIKEGEKVKVNTETREFMGRA, translated from the coding sequence ATGGCTGCACTGATTGAAGCAATCGACATCAAGCGCAAGATGTTCTTCGAGCTCGACGACACGCCCTATCACTGCCTCGATGTCGAAGTGTCGACGCCCACCGCCCGAGGCGGTCAGACGTTGGTCCGGCTCAAGATGCGCAACCTGAAGACGCGGGCGGTGTTCGACAAGACGTTCAAGGCCTCCGACAAGTTCAAGGAGCCGGACCTGACCGAGGTGCCCGCCAGCTACCTCTACAGTGACAGCGATGCCTCGTACTTCATGGACCAGGAAAGTTTCGAGACGCTCGCCCTGCGCGGCGAGATGCTGGGCGATGCCAAGGGCTTCCTGGTCGACGGTCTGGTCGTGCAGGTGCTCATGTTCAACGGCAACGTCATCGGCGTGCAGATGCCACAGCAGGTTGAGCTGACCATCACCTATACCGAACCAGGCATCCGCGGCGACACGGCCAGCGGCAACGTCACCAAGCCCGCGACGCTCGAAACCGGCATCGAGATCCGGGTTCCCCTCTTCATCAAGGAAGGCGAGAAGGTGAAGGTCAACACCGAGACCCGCGAGTTCATGGGCCGGGCCTGA